The proteins below are encoded in one region of Pseudomonas ekonensis:
- a CDS encoding LysR substrate-binding domain-containing protein, whose product MNSFHPWSVPMFASLPLTALRAFESASRLLSFKAAAEELAVTPTAISHQIRSLEDWLGVALFERLPRQVRLTEGGERLFRSLHGALLEVAQSVDTLRPQRSGSSLTLSTTAAFAALWLVPRLGRFYARHPNINVRLDTHCEVIDLHQDASVDLVLRYSLDDYPNLYGLCLFDESFGVYGSPEQVALAARRTPALISVRWHNSKLYAHGWEAWCALSGETWLRQQPAIREYDEEHYALQAAIAGQGLVLASNILVSESVAGGLLVPYKGAVQVDGAGYSALCVPGRERHPPVKAFFAWLQEEARLSGHVPR is encoded by the coding sequence ATGAATTCATTTCACCCATGGAGTGTTCCCATGTTCGCCTCGTTGCCGCTGACCGCCCTGCGCGCGTTCGAATCCGCCTCGCGCCTGCTGAGCTTCAAGGCCGCCGCCGAAGAACTGGCGGTGACGCCCACGGCGATCTCGCACCAGATCCGTTCCCTGGAGGACTGGCTGGGCGTCGCCCTGTTCGAACGCCTGCCGCGCCAGGTGCGCCTGACCGAAGGCGGCGAGCGGCTGTTCCGCAGCCTCCACGGCGCCCTGCTGGAAGTGGCGCAAAGCGTCGACACCCTGCGCCCGCAGCGCAGCGGCAGCAGCCTGACGCTGTCCACCACCGCCGCGTTCGCCGCGCTGTGGCTGGTGCCGCGCCTGGGCCGCTTCTATGCGCGGCACCCGAACATCAACGTGCGTCTGGACACCCACTGCGAAGTGATCGACCTGCACCAGGACGCCAGCGTCGACCTGGTGCTGCGCTACAGCCTCGACGACTACCCCAACCTGTACGGCCTGTGCCTGTTCGACGAATCCTTCGGGGTGTACGGCTCGCCCGAACAGGTGGCGCTGGCCGCCCGGCGCACCCCGGCGCTGATCAGCGTGCGCTGGCACAACTCGAAGCTGTACGCCCATGGCTGGGAGGCCTGGTGCGCCCTGTCCGGCGAGACCTGGTTGAGGCAGCAGCCGGCGATCCGCGAGTACGACGAAGAGCATTACGCCCTGCAAGCGGCCATCGCCGGGCAGGGCCTGGTGCTGGCGAGCAACATTCTGGTGTCGGAGAGCGTGGCCGGCGGTCTGTTGGTGCCGTACAAGGGCGCCGTGCAGGTCGACGGCGCCGGCTACAGCGCCCTGTGCGTGCCGGGGCGCGAGCGGCATCCGCCGGTGAAGGCGTTCTTCGCCTGGCTGCAGGAAGAGGCCCGGCTGTCGGGACACGTGCCGCGCTGA
- a CDS encoding ferritin-like domain-containing protein, with protein MSDLHLSDVQTLRERARQHVENGAVTETYSADRQEVLRLLNESLATELVCVLRYKRHYFMANGLKANVAADEFLEHATQEAAHADRLAERIVQLGGEPEFNPDQLSKLSHAQYVAGKTLKEMVYEDLVAERIAIDSYREIIQYLGEKDPTTRRLFEDILAQEEEHADDMADILKDL; from the coding sequence ATGAGCGACCTGCATCTATCGGATGTGCAAACCCTGCGCGAACGCGCACGGCAACATGTGGAAAACGGCGCCGTCACCGAAACCTACAGCGCCGACCGCCAGGAAGTGCTGCGCCTGCTCAACGAATCGCTGGCCACCGAACTGGTCTGCGTGTTGCGCTACAAGCGCCATTACTTCATGGCCAACGGCCTGAAGGCCAACGTGGCCGCCGACGAATTCCTCGAACACGCCACCCAGGAAGCCGCCCACGCCGACCGCCTGGCCGAACGCATCGTGCAGTTGGGCGGCGAACCGGAATTCAACCCCGACCAGCTGTCGAAGCTGTCCCACGCCCAGTACGTGGCCGGCAAGACCCTCAAGGAAATGGTCTACGAGGACCTGGTGGCCGAGCGGATCGCCATCGACAGCTACCGCGAGATCATCCAGTACCTGGGCGAGAAAGACCCGACCACCCGGCGCCTCTTCGAAGACATCCTGGCCCAGGAAGAGGAGCATGCCGACGACATGGCGGACATCCTGAAAGACCTGTAG
- a CDS encoding AsmA family protein: MTRTQKIVTWTFATLVLLLAVLVLIIVFFDWNRIKPPLNAKVSEELHRTFAINGDLSVVWRREPDEGGWRAWVPWPHVVAEDLSLGNPDWSKQPQMVTLKRVELRLSPLALLAQRVVIPRIDLTGPEAQLQRLADGRANWTFTFDPKDPDAEPSNWVVDIGAIGFDKGHVTLDDQHLKTRLDVLIDPLGKPIPFSDIVGEKAAKTAQDKGAAPQDYAFGLKVTGQYHGQALAGQGKIGGLLALQDAGKPFPLQAQAKIGETSVELAGTLTDPLDLGALDLRLKLAGASLGNLYPLTGVTLPDTPPYATDGHLTAKLHEPGGAQFRYEQFNGKIGSSDIHGDLAYVASQPRPKLSGALLSNQLLFSDLAPLIGADSNAKQKARGGESKQPADKVLPVEEFKTERWRDMDADVEFTGKRIVHSEKLPFSDLYTHLKLNDGELSLEPLRFGVAGGNLDAQIRLNGRAEPLEGRARLTARKFKLKQLFPTFEPMKTSFGELNGDADLSGRGNSVAKLLGGANGNLKMLINDGAISRELMELAGLNVGNYVVGKVFGDKEVKINCAAADFDIKTGLATTRLFVFDTENAIVYIDGTANMATEQLDLTITPESKGWRLISLRSPLYVRGKFIKPDAGVKAVPLMLRGAGMVALGVIAAPAAGLLALVAPSGGEPNQCAPLLEQMKAGKAPVTVKPTKP; encoded by the coding sequence ATGACGCGCACCCAAAAGATCGTTACCTGGACCTTCGCCACCCTTGTCTTGCTGCTGGCGGTGCTGGTTCTGATCATCGTGTTTTTCGACTGGAACCGGATCAAGCCGCCGCTCAACGCCAAGGTCTCGGAGGAACTGCACCGCACGTTCGCCATCAACGGCGACCTGTCGGTGGTCTGGCGGCGCGAGCCGGACGAGGGCGGCTGGCGCGCCTGGGTGCCGTGGCCGCACGTGGTGGCCGAGGACCTGAGCCTGGGCAACCCGGACTGGTCGAAGCAGCCGCAGATGGTCACCCTCAAGCGCGTCGAGCTGCGCCTTTCGCCGTTGGCGCTGCTGGCGCAGCGGGTGGTGATCCCGCGCATCGACCTGACCGGCCCCGAAGCCCAATTGCAGCGGCTGGCCGACGGCCGCGCCAACTGGACGTTTACCTTCGACCCGAAGGATCCGGATGCCGAACCGTCGAACTGGGTGGTGGACATCGGCGCCATCGGTTTCGACAAGGGCCATGTCACCCTGGACGACCAACACCTCAAGACCCGGCTGGATGTGCTGATCGATCCGCTGGGCAAGCCGATCCCGTTCAGCGACATCGTCGGCGAAAAAGCGGCGAAGACCGCCCAGGACAAGGGCGCCGCGCCGCAGGACTACGCGTTCGGCCTGAAGGTCACCGGCCAGTACCACGGCCAGGCGCTCGCCGGGCAAGGCAAGATCGGCGGGCTGCTGGCCCTGCAGGACGCCGGCAAGCCGTTCCCGCTGCAGGCCCAGGCGAAGATCGGCGAAACCAGCGTCGAGCTGGCGGGCACCCTCACCGACCCGCTCGACCTCGGCGCCCTCGATCTGCGCCTGAAACTGGCCGGCGCCAGCCTCGGCAACCTCTATCCGCTGACCGGCGTGACCCTGCCGGACACCCCGCCCTATGCCACCGACGGCCACTTGACCGCCAAGCTGCACGAGCCCGGCGGCGCGCAATTCCGCTATGAGCAGTTCAACGGCAAGATCGGCAGCAGCGACATCCACGGCGACCTGGCCTACGTCGCCAGCCAGCCGCGCCCCAAGCTCAGCGGCGCGCTGCTGTCCAATCAACTGCTGTTCAGCGACCTGGCGCCGCTGATCGGTGCCGACTCCAACGCCAAGCAAAAGGCCCGGGGCGGCGAGAGCAAGCAACCGGCGGACAAGGTGCTGCCGGTCGAGGAATTCAAGACCGAGCGCTGGCGCGACATGGACGCGGATGTCGAATTCACCGGCAAGCGCATCGTCCACAGCGAGAAGCTGCCGTTCAGCGACCTCTACACCCACCTCAAGCTCAACGACGGCGAGCTGAGCCTGGAGCCGCTGCGTTTCGGCGTGGCCGGCGGCAACCTGGACGCGCAGATCCGCCTCAACGGGCGCGCCGAGCCGCTGGAGGGCCGGGCCAGGCTGACGGCGCGCAAGTTCAAGCTCAAGCAGCTGTTCCCGACGTTCGAGCCGATGAAGACCAGCTTCGGCGAACTCAACGGCGACGCCGACCTCAGCGGCCGCGGCAACTCGGTGGCCAAGCTCCTGGGCGGCGCCAACGGCAACCTGAAGATGCTGATCAACGACGGCGCCATCAGCCGCGAACTGATGGAGCTGGCGGGGCTCAACGTCGGCAACTACGTGGTCGGCAAGGTGTTCGGCGACAAGGAAGTGAAGATCAACTGCGCGGCGGCGGACTTCGACATCAAGACCGGCCTGGCCACCACGCGGCTGTTCGTGTTCGACACCGAGAACGCCATCGTCTACATCGACGGCACGGCGAACATGGCCACCGAACAGCTGGATTTGACCATCACCCCGGAATCGAAGGGCTGGCGCTTGATCTCCCTGCGTTCGCCGCTGTACGTGCGCGGCAAGTTCATCAAGCCGGACGCCGGGGTCAAGGCGGTGCCGTTGATGCTGCGCGGGGCGGGGATGGTGGCGCTGGGCGTGATCGCGGCGCCGGCGGCGGGCCTGCTGGCGCTGGTGGCGCCCAGCGGCGGGGAGCCGAACCAGTGCGCGCCGTTGCTGGAGCAGATGAAGGCGGGCAAGGCGCCGGTCACGGTCAAGCCCACCAAGCCATAG
- a CDS encoding TetR family transcriptional regulator, with the protein MLPRAEQKQQTRNALMDAARHLMESGRGFGSLSLREVTKTAGIVPTGFYRHFADMDELGLELVREVGQTFRETIRLVRHNEFVMGGIIDASVRIFLDVVSANRSQFLFLAREQYGGSLPVRQAIGRLREGISSDLAADLALMPKLQHLNAAALSVMADLIVKSVFATLPDIIDPPAEALPEHLTPQAKITQQLRFIFIGLKHWQGLGSTE; encoded by the coding sequence ATGCTGCCCCGCGCCGAACAGAAACAACAGACCCGCAACGCCCTGATGGACGCTGCCCGCCACCTGATGGAAAGCGGCCGAGGATTCGGCAGCCTGAGCCTGCGCGAAGTCACGAAAACCGCCGGCATCGTGCCCACCGGTTTCTACCGGCATTTCGCCGACATGGACGAACTGGGCCTGGAACTGGTGCGCGAAGTCGGCCAGACCTTCCGCGAGACCATCCGCCTGGTGCGCCACAACGAATTCGTCATGGGCGGCATCATCGATGCGTCGGTGCGGATCTTTCTCGACGTGGTCAGCGCCAACCGTTCGCAGTTCCTGTTCCTCGCCCGCGAACAGTACGGCGGATCGCTGCCGGTGCGTCAGGCCATCGGCCGCCTGCGCGAGGGCATCAGTTCGGACCTGGCGGCGGACCTTGCGCTGATGCCCAAGCTCCAGCACCTCAACGCCGCGGCGCTGAGCGTGATGGCCGACCTGATCGTCAAATCGGTGTTCGCCACCCTCCCGGACATCATCGACCCGCCGGCCGAAGCCTTGCCGGAGCACCTGACCCCGCAGGCGAAGATCACCCAGCAACTGCGCTTCATCTTCATCGGCCTCAAGCACTGGCAAGGCCTGGGCAGCACCGAGTAA
- the ureE gene encoding urease accessory protein UreE, protein MLVIHRRIAPQPAWAAELHLTFEARSKSRLRCFSADGEDVGLFLERGQPPLHDGECLEAQDGRIVRVCARPEQLLHVTCASAFELTRAAYHLGNRHVALQVGDGWLRLLDDYVLKAMLEQLGAQVQAIEAPFQPEHGAYGGGHHHSHHGDADFNYAPKLHQFGVRL, encoded by the coding sequence ATGCTGGTGATCCATCGCCGAATCGCCCCTCAGCCCGCCTGGGCCGCCGAGCTCCACCTGACCTTCGAGGCCCGGAGCAAGAGCCGCCTGCGCTGTTTCAGTGCCGACGGCGAGGATGTCGGGCTGTTCCTGGAGCGCGGCCAGCCGCCGCTGCACGACGGCGAATGCCTGGAGGCCCAGGACGGCAGGATCGTGCGGGTCTGCGCCCGTCCCGAACAGTTGCTGCACGTCACCTGCGCCAGCGCCTTCGAGCTGACCCGCGCCGCCTATCACCTGGGCAACCGCCATGTCGCCCTGCAAGTGGGCGACGGCTGGCTGCGCCTGCTCGACGACTACGTGCTCAAGGCCATGCTCGAACAGCTCGGCGCACAGGTCCAGGCCATCGAAGCGCCCTTCCAGCCGGAGCACGGCGCCTACGGCGGCGGCCATCACCATTCGCACCACGGCGACGCGGACTTCAACTACGCGCCGAAACTCCACCAGTTCGGCGTGCGCCTGTGA
- a CDS encoding urease accessory protein UreF → MNPAWALLRLASPQLPIGGYSYSQGLEMAVDNGRVDSPDSARRWIGDQLLLNLARFEAPLLLAHCQAAADERWDDLLHLGDAHRASRETRELHLESRQMGYSLQQLLNGLPELDAPARSVLERCAEPHLALGWALAARAWRISPQDALAAWLWAWLENQLAVLMKTLPLGQQAAQRLTSELLPLLQQAQHDATRIDPERLGSATFGLSLACMAHERQYSRLFRS, encoded by the coding sequence GTGAACCCGGCCTGGGCGCTGCTGCGCCTGGCCAGCCCGCAACTGCCGATCGGCGGCTACAGCTATTCCCAAGGGCTGGAAATGGCGGTGGACAACGGCCGCGTCGACAGCCCGGACAGCGCCCGACGCTGGATCGGCGACCAACTGCTGCTGAACCTCGCCCGGTTCGAGGCGCCGCTGCTGCTCGCCCACTGCCAGGCCGCCGCCGACGAACGCTGGGACGACCTGCTGCACCTTGGCGACGCCCACCGCGCCAGCCGCGAGACCCGCGAACTGCACCTGGAGAGCCGGCAGATGGGCTATTCGCTGCAGCAACTGCTCAACGGCCTGCCGGAGCTGGATGCCCCGGCGCGGAGCGTGCTCGAACGCTGCGCCGAACCGCACCTGGCCCTGGGCTGGGCCCTGGCCGCCCGCGCCTGGCGGATCAGCCCCCAGGACGCCCTCGCCGCGTGGCTGTGGGCCTGGCTTGAAAACCAGCTGGCCGTATTGATGAAAACCCTGCCGCTGGGCCAGCAAGCCGCCCAGCGCCTGACCAGCGAACTGCTGCCGCTGCTGCAACAGGCCCAGCACGACGCCACCCGCATCGACCCCGAACGCCTCGGCAGCGCGACGTTCGGCCTGTCCCTGGCGTGCATGGCCCACGAGCGCCAGTACAGCCGTCTGTTCCGTTCCTAG
- the ureG gene encoding urease accessory protein UreG: protein MNTQPLRVGIGGPVGSGKTALTLALCLALRERYNLAVVTNDIYTREDADFLVRNQALAPERIIGVETGGCPHTAIREDASINLEAVDQLNRRFPGLDLILVESGGDNLSATFSPELSDLTLYVIDVSAGDKLPRKGGPGICKSDLLVINKIDLAPLVGASLEMMNSDTQRMRNGKPFVFSNQKTGQGLEEIIAFIERQGLLTAA from the coding sequence ATGAACACACAACCTTTGCGCGTCGGCATCGGCGGCCCGGTCGGCTCCGGCAAGACCGCCCTGACCCTGGCCCTGTGCCTGGCCCTGCGCGAGCGCTACAACCTGGCCGTGGTCACCAACGACATCTACACCCGCGAAGACGCCGACTTTCTGGTGCGCAACCAGGCGCTGGCGCCGGAACGCATCATCGGCGTGGAGACCGGCGGCTGCCCGCACACGGCGATCCGCGAGGACGCCTCGATCAACCTGGAGGCGGTGGATCAGCTGAACCGGCGCTTTCCGGGGCTGGACCTGATCCTGGTGGAGTCCGGCGGCGACAACCTGTCCGCCACGTTCAGCCCGGAGCTGTCGGACCTGACCCTTTACGTGATCGACGTCTCGGCCGGCGACAAGCTGCCGCGCAAGGGCGGCCCCGGGATCTGCAAGTCCGACCTGCTGGTGATCAACAAGATCGATCTGGCGCCGCTGGTCGGCGCTTCGCTGGAGATGATGAACAGCGACACCCAGCGGATGCGCAACGGCAAGCCGTTCGTGTTCAGCAACCAGAAGACCGGCCAGGGTCTGGAAGAGATCATCGCCTTCATCGAACGCCAGGGTCTGCTGACGGCAGCCTGA
- a CDS encoding HupE/UreJ family protein, with translation MTLKRIFAAAALLLAPALAFAHPGHGDSGLVAGISHPVGGLDHLLAMLAVGLWAAQQRGAARLALPCTFVGTMLIGGLLGFEGLELPALESGIAASVLALGLAVALAVRPPLVMAVAATALFALFHGVAHGLELPDMSSPWAYAAGFVVATAALHAAGYGVVRALPQAAAPLVRLAGAASAATGVWLLAG, from the coding sequence ATGACGCTCAAACGCATTTTCGCCGCCGCAGCCCTGCTGCTCGCCCCGGCCCTGGCCTTCGCCCATCCGGGCCACGGCGACAGCGGCCTGGTGGCCGGCATCAGCCACCCCGTCGGCGGCCTCGACCATTTGCTGGCGATGCTGGCCGTCGGCCTGTGGGCCGCCCAGCAACGGGGCGCGGCCCGCTTGGCGCTGCCGTGCACCTTCGTCGGCACCATGCTGATCGGCGGCCTGCTCGGTTTCGAAGGCCTGGAACTGCCGGCGCTGGAAAGCGGCATCGCCGCCTCGGTGCTGGCGCTCGGCCTGGCCGTGGCGCTGGCGGTGCGCCCGCCGCTCGTGATGGCCGTGGCGGCGACGGCGCTGTTCGCCCTGTTCCACGGTGTGGCCCATGGGCTGGAACTGCCGGACATGTCGAGCCCGTGGGCGTATGCCGCCGGCTTCGTCGTGGCGACGGCGGCGCTGCATGCGGCGGGCTATGGCGTGGTGCGCGCATTGCCACAGGCCGCCGCGCCGCTGGTGCGGCTGGCGGGTGCGGCGTCAGCGGCGACGGGGGTTTGGCTGTTGGCGGGTTGA